A genomic segment from Spongiibacter sp. IMCC21906 encodes:
- a CDS encoding class I SAM-dependent methyltransferase: MDYFKPLLWIVCYRPPEPEQWQALSALLKARFEGVCSAAVVQNRYDKPAVSYCLWGEIPPENIVVEAGAKFKVQLEGRQNIGYFMDMAPQRQWLGERIDGRRVLNLFAYTCAFSVAAAQAGASEVLNVDMSKSALRQGQVNHGLNGLDSGDCKLRFGAWDVMRSWGRLRKAGPFDVIICDPPSRQAGSFDAEKDYAKLIRRLPDLLAPGADLLMCLNAPYLPDAFLQDLMAEHFPGAEFQSRLPGRTDFPEKDPERALKVLHYCWPG; the protein is encoded by the coding sequence ATTGATTACTTTAAACCTCTACTGTGGATTGTCTGTTATCGGCCGCCGGAACCAGAACAGTGGCAGGCTTTATCGGCGTTGCTAAAAGCAAGGTTTGAGGGAGTTTGCAGTGCCGCTGTTGTTCAGAATCGTTATGATAAACCTGCAGTAAGTTATTGCTTATGGGGAGAAATTCCTCCGGAAAATATTGTTGTAGAAGCGGGGGCTAAATTTAAAGTTCAGCTTGAAGGTCGGCAAAATATCGGCTACTTCATGGACATGGCGCCCCAGCGACAATGGCTTGGCGAGCGGATTGACGGACGTCGAGTGCTAAACTTATTTGCATATACCTGTGCTTTTTCGGTGGCGGCGGCGCAAGCCGGTGCCAGCGAGGTTCTGAACGTTGATATGAGCAAATCGGCGCTGCGCCAAGGGCAGGTCAATCATGGTTTAAATGGCCTGGATAGTGGAGATTGTAAGCTGCGTTTTGGGGCCTGGGATGTGATGCGGTCATGGGGGCGACTGCGTAAGGCCGGTCCTTTTGATGTGATTATTTGTGACCCGCCGTCACGTCAGGCTGGTAGCTTTGATGCCGAAAAAGACTACGCTAAGTTAATTCGTCGTTTACCGGATTTGTTGGCGCCGGGGGCGGATTTATTGATGTGTTTAAATGCGCCGTATCTCCCCGATGCTTTTTTACAGGATTTGATGGCCGAGCATTTTCCAGGGGCAGAGTTTCAGTCCCGGTTACCGGGGCGGACGGATTTTCCAGAAAAAGACCCGGAGCGGGCGCTCAAGGTCTTGCACTATTGTTGGCCGGGTTAA
- a CDS encoding ATP-NAD kinase family protein, translating to MSIQRSFKLGLIVNPYAGMGGPLGQKGSDLLASKTDARDDNRAAARGLRCLKMLAESGLAIEVLGFDGLMAGALAKEAGLPFQSVGRPQNTLRSYPEDTENAAARLKAEPVDLILFIGGDGTARDVCRGVGEHFPVLGLPAGVKMHSGVYAISPESATEIILGLINGELVELAQREVRDIDEAAFTSGAVRSRYFAEMLVPALGGFLQNVKIAGRESEELVLTDIADYLLEEMTGDCLYLIGPGSTTEAIMDRMGLRNTLLGFDAVLAGELLDSDVDAAAIANIVDQHHGPVKVVITLIGGQGHILGRGNQQLTPALIRRIGRDNFMIVASKGKISALAARPLLVDSNDPKLDKEWEGFIPVITGYRDTILYPVGLGHELRSEHSHE from the coding sequence ATGAGTATTCAGCGCAGTTTTAAACTTGGTTTGATTGTTAACCCCTATGCGGGCATGGGCGGGCCTCTAGGCCAGAAAGGCAGCGACTTATTGGCGTCTAAGACGGATGCCCGCGACGATAATCGTGCTGCCGCTCGAGGGCTGCGCTGCTTAAAAATGTTGGCAGAAAGTGGTTTGGCGATTGAGGTGTTGGGCTTTGACGGTCTCATGGCGGGCGCGCTGGCAAAGGAAGCCGGGCTGCCATTTCAGTCAGTTGGCAGGCCACAAAACACGCTTCGCAGTTATCCTGAGGATACCGAGAATGCTGCAGCACGTTTAAAGGCTGAGCCCGTAGATTTAATTTTATTTATAGGCGGTGATGGCACGGCAAGAGATGTATGTCGTGGCGTTGGTGAACATTTTCCGGTGTTGGGCTTGCCCGCAGGTGTCAAAATGCACTCGGGGGTCTACGCCATTAGCCCCGAGTCTGCGACAGAAATCATTTTGGGACTGATTAACGGCGAGCTGGTGGAGCTTGCCCAGCGGGAAGTCAGAGATATTGATGAAGCGGCCTTTACCAGCGGCGCGGTCCGGTCACGCTATTTTGCCGAGATGCTAGTGCCTGCGCTGGGTGGATTTCTACAAAACGTCAAAATTGCTGGCAGGGAGTCGGAAGAGTTGGTGTTGACGGATATCGCCGATTATCTGTTGGAAGAAATGACGGGCGACTGCCTTTATCTTATCGGCCCCGGTAGTACCACCGAAGCTATTATGGACAGGATGGGCCTGAGGAATACGCTGCTGGGGTTTGATGCAGTTTTGGCGGGGGAGCTACTGGACAGTGATGTTGATGCGGCAGCTATTGCCAACATAGTGGACCAACACCACGGACCGGTAAAAGTGGTGATAACCTTGATCGGTGGTCAGGGCCATATTTTAGGCCGGGGCAACCAACAATTAACGCCAGCGCTGATCCGGCGTATTGGTCGCGATAACTTTATGATTGTTGCCAGCAAAGGCAAGATAAGCGCGCTGGCAGCTCGCCCCTTGTTGGTCGATAGTAACGATCCAAAACTGGATAAAGAATGGGAGGGTTTTATTCCGGTAATCACAGGCTATCGCGATACGATTCTTTACCCGGTGGGCTTAGGCCATGAACTAAGGAGTGAGCACAGCCATGAGTGA
- a CDS encoding 4-phosphoerythronate dehydrogenase has protein sequence MKIVVDENILGATAAFQQFGEVQLCQGRTLRSETLGDAEVLIVRSVTPVNADLLKGSQVKFVGSCTIGTDHMDLDYLQEHGIAYCNAPGSNADSVVDYVLSAMVALPGLLTRLLNGERAGIIGLGNVGGRVAARLRALGIACDGYDPFVNPEQYDFLQNLETLQRCHVICMHTPLTISGPYPSRHMLSLQWLQALPQGATLINAGRGAALDTDVLLALKQQRNDINLVLDVWEGEPSVNRQLAEQCVFATPHIAGYSADGKINGVGQVAKVLADFLGRPVMDFTLPADMLETPKIALGQGCQEDQIRHAVRAIYDIRDDDRCFRQTLKSDNPAAGFDLLRKNYPLRRELKTASLVDKQTRNASDTHLFAALSGQSLVGGIGI, from the coding sequence ATGAAAATTGTGGTGGACGAAAATATCCTTGGCGCAACCGCGGCATTCCAACAGTTTGGGGAGGTTCAGCTCTGCCAAGGCCGGACGCTAAGGTCTGAAACTTTGGGAGACGCTGAAGTATTGATTGTTCGTTCGGTGACGCCAGTGAACGCGGATCTGTTAAAGGGCAGTCAGGTTAAATTCGTGGGTTCCTGCACTATTGGCACAGACCATATGGACCTGGATTACTTACAGGAACACGGCATTGCCTACTGCAATGCGCCGGGGTCTAATGCCGACTCTGTTGTTGATTATGTGCTCAGTGCCATGGTGGCGCTACCGGGCCTGTTGACGCGGTTGCTCAATGGCGAACGGGCGGGAATTATTGGTTTGGGCAATGTGGGTGGCCGGGTGGCCGCCCGGCTGCGCGCGCTGGGCATTGCCTGTGATGGTTATGATCCTTTTGTAAACCCAGAGCAATACGATTTTCTGCAAAACCTGGAGACTTTGCAGCGTTGCCATGTGATTTGCATGCACACCCCTTTAACCATCAGTGGTCCTTATCCTAGTCGGCATATGTTGTCGTTGCAGTGGTTGCAAGCCTTGCCCCAAGGCGCAACGCTCATTAACGCAGGAAGAGGGGCAGCACTCGATACCGATGTGTTGTTGGCGCTTAAACAGCAGCGTAACGATATTAATCTGGTGCTGGATGTGTGGGAGGGGGAGCCCTCGGTCAATCGACAGCTGGCTGAACAATGTGTTTTCGCGACGCCCCATATAGCGGGCTACAGCGCGGACGGTAAAATTAATGGCGTGGGGCAGGTCGCGAAAGTGCTGGCTGATTTTTTAGGCAGACCGGTGATGGATTTTACCCTGCCAGCAGACATGCTTGAGACGCCAAAAATCGCACTGGGGCAGGGCTGTCAAGAAGATCAAATTCGCCATGCGGTGAGAGCCATCTACGATATTCGTGACGATGATCGCTGCTTTCGGCAAACCTTGAAGAGTGATAATCCCGCTGCTGGGTTTGATTTGTTGCGTAAAAACTATCCATTACGCCGGGAATTAAAAACCGCCAGTTTGGTGGACAAGCAGACTAGGAATGCTAGCGATACCCACTTATTTGCGGCGTTGAGCGGTCAAAGCCTTGTGGGCGGAATTGGAATATGA
- a CDS encoding elongation factor P hydroxylase — protein sequence MFDASDGESSFVTPSADAIARVFNDTFLASHNTRLVGGGDEPLYQPASASGEEHQIIFRADYPASALHEAAHWCIAGARRRLLEDYGYWYSPDGRDELSQKLFEQVEAKPQALEWLFSQAAGLPFNVSVDNLDGAGEFDTLPFKRAVWQQLRVYLENGLPGRAAVFRQALAAAFSTSACPVLSINNASPRDISIRDFSFAALT from the coding sequence ATGTTTGACGCTTCTGACGGTGAATCCTCTTTCGTCACTCCCAGTGCCGATGCTATTGCCAGGGTGTTTAATGACACTTTTCTGGCCAGCCATAACACACGTTTGGTGGGGGGTGGCGATGAGCCCCTGTATCAGCCTGCTTCGGCAAGCGGAGAAGAGCACCAGATTATTTTTCGAGCAGACTACCCGGCAAGTGCTCTACACGAGGCAGCTCATTGGTGTATTGCCGGTGCAAGACGCCGGTTGTTGGAGGACTATGGCTACTGGTACTCCCCAGATGGCCGTGATGAGCTCAGCCAAAAATTATTTGAGCAGGTGGAGGCTAAGCCCCAAGCACTGGAGTGGTTGTTTAGCCAGGCTGCAGGACTGCCCTTTAATGTCAGTGTCGATAATCTTGATGGTGCTGGAGAGTTTGATACCTTGCCCTTTAAACGTGCGGTATGGCAGCAGCTTAGGGTTTATCTTGAAAACGGTTTGCCGGGCAGGGCCGCGGTTTTTCGGCAAGCTTTGGCAGCGGCATTTTCGACTTCTGCCTGCCCGGTACTGTCTATCAACAACGCTTCACCCCGAGATATTTCAATCCGGGATTTTTCTTTTGCGGCGTTGACTTAA
- a CDS encoding gamma-glutamylcyclotransferase family protein, producing the protein MNVYYFAYGSNMNSARMKARGLVFSAGQAAVLPGYRLAFNKQSHSRPTVAYANIVPASQRWVEGVVYQLDSEQELLKMDVFEGTPVRYSRERMLLQVGESVQGAWVYTANPAFINNQLLPESNYLAHLLAAKNHLSADYLYWLQTHPCISSACAGGDDGLIFNV; encoded by the coding sequence ATGAATGTCTATTACTTCGCTTATGGTTCAAATATGAACTCGGCCCGTATGAAGGCTAGGGGTTTGGTCTTTTCTGCGGGTCAGGCAGCCGTATTGCCGGGCTACCGCTTAGCATTTAACAAGCAATCTCACAGTCGGCCGACAGTGGCTTACGCTAATATCGTGCCTGCGTCTCAGCGCTGGGTTGAGGGGGTGGTTTACCAACTCGATTCGGAGCAAGAACTGCTTAAAATGGATGTGTTTGAGGGCACGCCGGTGCGCTACAGTCGCGAGCGAATGTTGCTACAAGTTGGGGAGTCGGTGCAGGGCGCTTGGGTTTATACGGCCAATCCCGCGTTTATCAATAATCAGTTGTTGCCTGAGAGCAACTATTTGGCGCACCTGTTGGCAGCAAAAAACCACTTGTCTGCAGATTATCTCTATTGGCTGCAAACCCACCCCTGCATTTCGTCTGCCTGTGCAGGAGGAGACGACGGGTTGATATTCAATGTTTGA
- the tusA gene encoding sulfurtransferase TusA, whose protein sequence is MEKQQVDTPEADEVLDTCGLFCPEPVMMLHNKVRDIPVGAVLEIIATDPATQRDIPKFCHFLGHELLAQEVDGKLFRYWLKTS, encoded by the coding sequence GTGGAAAAACAACAAGTGGATACACCGGAAGCCGATGAGGTTCTGGATACTTGCGGATTATTTTGCCCAGAGCCGGTCATGATGTTGCATAACAAAGTACGGGATATCCCAGTGGGGGCGGTACTGGAAATTATCGCGACAGACCCAGCCACCCAGCGAGATATCCCCAAGTTTTGTCATTTCCTGGGCCACGAGTTACTGGCCCAAGAGGTTGACGGCAAGTTGTTTCGTTACTGGCTCAAAACCTCTTAG
- a CDS encoding YheU family protein, whose protein sequence is MNDYVEIPWQRLSTEAFDGMLEELVSRDGTDYGEEECSREEKLAQLRLALEEGRAAIAFCPEQESWAVVPKK, encoded by the coding sequence ATGAATGATTATGTCGAAATCCCTTGGCAAAGATTAAGCACAGAAGCCTTTGACGGCATGTTGGAAGAACTCGTAAGCCGGGACGGAACGGATTACGGTGAAGAGGAGTGCAGTCGAGAAGAAAAGTTAGCGCAGCTGCGGCTCGCCCTTGAAGAAGGGCGGGCGGCCATTGCTTTTTGCCCTGAGCAAGAAAGCTGGGCAGTGGTACCCAAAAAATAA
- a CDS encoding class I SAM-dependent methyltransferase — translation MKSVLRNSTSGKLVMGVALLVVSCWSSAAEEGKQLSWSGVLDAEHRQAGNSDRDRYRHPLKTLTFFGLQPCDTVVELWPGGGWYTEILAPVLKDCGKLYTAHFATDSKVAFFTKSRAKFDQKISANPKVYGKVEVTTLQAPGSVAIAPPESADKVLTFRNVHNWLKADSAEAVFKAAFDALKPGGILGVVEHRASLGTSLKDMKSSGYVTEDQVIALAESAGFLLLDRSDINANPADKHDYPAGVWTLPPSLRLGEKDKDKYLEIGESDRMTLKFGKPVYE, via the coding sequence ATGAAATCAGTTTTGCGTAACAGTACTTCTGGTAAGTTGGTAATGGGGGTGGCGCTACTTGTGGTGAGTTGTTGGTCTAGCGCTGCTGAAGAAGGCAAGCAGCTTTCTTGGTCGGGGGTGTTAGATGCTGAGCATCGGCAGGCGGGAAACAGTGACCGGGATCGTTATCGGCATCCGCTAAAAACCTTAACGTTTTTTGGTCTTCAGCCCTGCGATACCGTTGTCGAGCTATGGCCCGGTGGCGGTTGGTATACCGAGATTCTGGCACCAGTATTAAAAGACTGCGGCAAGTTGTATACCGCGCATTTTGCGACGGATAGCAAAGTCGCCTTTTTTACTAAATCCAGAGCAAAATTTGATCAAAAGATCAGCGCCAATCCAAAAGTCTACGGCAAAGTGGAGGTTACAACCTTGCAGGCGCCGGGTTCGGTAGCGATTGCTCCCCCTGAAAGTGCCGATAAAGTGCTTACCTTTAGAAATGTCCATAACTGGTTAAAGGCAGATAGCGCAGAAGCGGTATTTAAAGCGGCGTTTGATGCATTAAAGCCGGGTGGTATTTTAGGTGTAGTTGAGCACAGGGCATCACTCGGTACATCCTTAAAAGATATGAAAAGCAGCGGTTATGTTACCGAGGACCAGGTTATTGCGTTGGCAGAGTCCGCAGGCTTTTTACTATTGGACCGCAGCGACATTAACGCCAACCCTGCCGATAAGCATGACTATCCCGCCGGGGTGTGGACCTTGCCGCCAAGCTTGCGCTTGGGTGAGAAGGATAAAGACAAGTATCTTGAAATTGGCGAGAGTGATCGCATGACCTTGAAGTTTGGTAAACCCGTTTATGAATGA
- a CDS encoding glycine cleavage system protein R, protein MNSTLVFTFIGADRPGLVERLADIVTAHRGNWLESRMVQLAGQFAGIAKVELPTAKLDGFSTALHALTEDGLAVTLQTGSQKHHNSLDTQALYVLGPDRTGIVLEIGRALKQGQINVREMSSNVTSAPMSGDPLFEARFLVEIPPETALDELFDQLDEIAEKLGVDISTDEPERR, encoded by the coding sequence GTGAACAGCACACTAGTCTTTACCTTCATTGGCGCTGACCGTCCCGGCCTGGTAGAACGTCTGGCAGATATCGTTACCGCACACCGGGGCAACTGGCTGGAAAGCCGAATGGTGCAATTAGCAGGACAGTTTGCCGGCATCGCAAAAGTGGAATTGCCCACCGCCAAACTGGACGGCTTTAGCACAGCTTTACATGCCCTGACCGAAGACGGCCTCGCCGTTACCCTGCAAACCGGAAGTCAAAAACATCACAACAGCCTGGACACCCAGGCTCTGTATGTACTTGGACCTGACCGCACTGGCATTGTGTTGGAAATTGGCAGGGCTTTAAAACAGGGCCAAATCAATGTTCGAGAAATGAGTTCCAATGTGACCAGTGCACCTATGTCGGGGGACCCCTTGTTTGAAGCTCGGTTTCTGGTAGAGATTCCGCCAGAAACGGCACTGGATGAACTGTTTGATCAATTAGATGAAATTGCCGAAAAACTGGGGGTAGATATCAGTACTGATGAGCCCGAGCGCCGCTAA
- a CDS encoding MFS transporter, protein MLSGVPYWRLSGFYFFYFALLGTWLPYWALYLKSLNFNSAEIGLLSGLVMATKIIAPNVWGWLADRYSCRTRIIRVGAFLAAVAFSGVYLRQDFWWLGGVVVVYSFFWNAVLAQFDVLTLSHLAGRYARYSQIRVWGSIGFIGAVMGVGWWLDKHPIVHLLYMISLLLSAIWVASLLVGEKAETNSDKNHERGSLAKILRQPAVIGFFAVCFLLQVSHGPYYTFFSIFLEDKGYSKALTGGLWSLGVVAEVLLFLVMHRLMAKVSLRHIILASLGLAALRWFLIGCYVDVLPVLVFAQCLHAASFGSFHAAGIEAVRYFFPGHHGQGMALYSGLSFGAGGASGALLSGWAWDISPLLCFAAAAFAAALAMAIAWRSLSTSALEAGRDEKPVV, encoded by the coding sequence ATGCTCTCAGGGGTCCCATATTGGCGGCTATCGGGCTTTTACTTTTTTTATTTTGCGCTACTAGGTACCTGGCTGCCGTATTGGGCCTTGTACCTTAAATCGCTTAACTTCAATTCTGCTGAAATTGGTTTGCTGTCCGGATTGGTGATGGCAACTAAAATCATTGCGCCCAATGTGTGGGGCTGGCTGGCTGATCGCTATTCCTGTCGCACAAGGATTATTCGGGTGGGCGCCTTTCTCGCTGCGGTGGCATTTTCTGGTGTGTATCTGCGGCAGGACTTTTGGTGGCTGGGCGGTGTTGTGGTCGTTTACAGTTTTTTCTGGAACGCAGTACTTGCCCAATTCGATGTTTTGACCCTGTCGCATCTCGCTGGACGCTATGCTCGCTATAGCCAAATTCGTGTATGGGGTTCAATCGGTTTTATTGGCGCGGTGATGGGGGTGGGCTGGTGGCTCGATAAGCACCCGATTGTGCACCTGCTTTATATGATCAGCTTATTGTTGAGTGCAATCTGGGTAGCGAGTTTATTGGTTGGGGAAAAAGCCGAGACCAATAGTGATAAAAACCATGAGCGGGGTTCACTGGCCAAGATTTTGCGACAACCTGCAGTGATCGGCTTTTTTGCCGTGTGTTTTCTATTGCAGGTTTCCCACGGCCCGTATTACACCTTTTTCAGCATTTTCCTAGAAGATAAAGGCTATTCCAAAGCGCTTACGGGTGGTCTGTGGTCGCTGGGGGTGGTTGCTGAGGTGTTGCTGTTTTTGGTCATGCACCGTTTGATGGCTAAGGTCTCGTTGCGACATATCATTCTCGCCAGTCTAGGGTTGGCCGCGTTGCGTTGGTTTTTAATCGGTTGTTATGTCGATGTGCTCCCCGTGTTGGTGTTTGCTCAGTGCCTACACGCTGCTAGCTTTGGGAGTTTTCACGCGGCAGGTATTGAAGCGGTTCGGTATTTTTTTCCCGGCCATCACGGTCAAGGCATGGCATTGTACAGCGGCTTAAGTTTTGGTGCGGGTGGCGCAAGCGGCGCATTGCTCAGTGGCTGGGCGTGGGATATCAGTCCCTTGCTGTGTTTTGCGGCGGCGGCCTTTGCGGCCGCGTTGGCGATGGCGATTGCCTGGCGAAGCCTGTCGACATCCGCATTGGAAGCAGGCCGTGATGAAAAACCTGTGGTTTGA
- the aroC gene encoding chorismate synthase — MSGNTVGKLFTVTTFGESHGPALGAIIDGCPPGLSLSEEDLQRDLDRRKPGTSRYTTQRREADQVRILSGVFEGKTTGTSIGLLIENTDQRSKDYGKIKDRFRPMHADYSYQQKYGFRDYRGGGRSSARETAMRVAAGAIAKKYLQEIAGVTVRGFLAQLGPIKAEKLDWDLVETNPFFCADADKIPEMEAYMQALRKSGDSIGARLTVVANNMPVGLGEPVFDRLDADIAHALMGINAVKGVEIGAGFDCVDAKGSEHRDELTPDGFTSNNAGGILGGISSGQDLLAHIALKPTSSILVPGQTIDTEGKPVDVVTTGRHDPCVGIRAVPIAEAMVAIVLMDHYLRHRAQNAEVHSATPVIPAAKP, encoded by the coding sequence ATGTCAGGAAACACCGTCGGCAAACTGTTCACTGTTACCACCTTTGGCGAAAGTCATGGCCCCGCCCTGGGCGCGATTATCGATGGCTGCCCACCGGGGTTAAGCCTGTCTGAAGAGGATTTGCAGCGGGATTTAGACCGCCGCAAGCCGGGCACGTCACGCTACACTACCCAGCGCCGAGAAGCCGATCAGGTGCGGATTTTGTCCGGGGTATTTGAAGGCAAAACCACCGGAACGTCCATCGGGCTATTAATTGAAAATACAGATCAACGCTCCAAAGACTACGGCAAAATAAAAGATCGTTTTCGGCCCATGCACGCCGATTACAGCTATCAGCAAAAATACGGCTTTCGGGATTATCGTGGTGGCGGTCGGTCATCTGCCAGAGAAACGGCTATGCGGGTTGCTGCCGGTGCTATTGCTAAAAAATACCTGCAAGAAATTGCCGGTGTTACGGTGCGGGGGTTTTTGGCGCAATTGGGCCCCATCAAGGCTGAAAAATTGGATTGGGATTTGGTTGAAACCAACCCGTTTTTCTGTGCCGACGCGGATAAAATTCCAGAAATGGAAGCTTATATGCAAGCCCTGCGCAAGTCCGGTGACTCTATTGGCGCCCGCTTGACGGTGGTGGCCAATAATATGCCCGTGGGCTTGGGGGAGCCGGTATTTGATCGACTTGACGCCGATATTGCTCATGCATTGATGGGCATTAATGCAGTAAAAGGTGTAGAGATCGGCGCGGGCTTTGACTGTGTCGACGCCAAAGGCAGTGAGCACCGTGACGAACTCACTCCCGATGGGTTCACCTCGAATAATGCCGGCGGCATTTTGGGGGGGATTTCCAGCGGCCAAGATTTGCTCGCCCACATCGCCTTAAAACCCACCTCCAGTATTTTGGTGCCAGGCCAAACCATCGACACCGAGGGCAAGCCTGTGGATGTGGTGACGACTGGCCGGCACGACCCCTGTGTGGGTATAAGAGCGGTGCCGATTGCCGAGGCCATGGTGGCAATTGTGTTGATGGATCATTATTTGCGCCATCGCGCCCAAAATGCTGAAGTGCATTCGGCGACGCCGGTAATTCCTGCCGCCAAACCTTGA
- the prmB gene encoding 50S ribosomal protein L3 N(5)-glutamine methyltransferase, translating into MSGQTDIKNELHSLRDYLRWGMSEFGRAGLFFGHGSDNAYDEALVLLSHALSMPIDSPVDMLDARLTGAEKDEVIALFKRRVEERLPAAYLTKEAWFAGLSFYVDERVLVPRSPIAELIEKGFEPWLGGIQLPRILDLCTGSGCIGIACAYAFEEAIVDLADISQDACNVAAINIARHELNHRVNVLQSDVFSGLAGERYQLIVSNPPYVDEEDLADMPEEYRREPVLGLTAGRDGLSITRRILLEAANFLSDDGLLVVEVGNSCVALDEAFPDVPFTWLEFERGGHGVFVMSKSQLVEYAACFESIQDSD; encoded by the coding sequence GTGAGCGGTCAAACTGATATCAAAAACGAACTCCATAGTCTGCGGGACTACCTGCGCTGGGGAATGAGTGAGTTTGGTCGGGCGGGCCTGTTTTTTGGCCACGGCAGCGACAATGCTTACGATGAGGCGCTGGTTTTACTTTCCCATGCTTTGAGTATGCCTATAGACAGTCCTGTCGATATGCTGGATGCGAGACTGACAGGAGCAGAAAAAGACGAGGTGATCGCCTTGTTTAAGCGCCGAGTAGAAGAGCGTCTGCCAGCAGCGTATTTAACCAAAGAAGCTTGGTTTGCGGGCCTGTCTTTTTACGTGGATGAGCGAGTGCTGGTACCGCGCTCGCCCATTGCTGAGCTTATTGAGAAGGGTTTTGAGCCTTGGCTGGGCGGTATTCAACTGCCCCGAATTTTAGATCTTTGCACTGGCAGCGGCTGTATTGGTATTGCCTGCGCCTATGCTTTTGAAGAGGCGATAGTCGATCTTGCTGACATCTCCCAAGATGCCTGTAATGTTGCCGCCATTAATATTGCCCGTCATGAACTTAATCATCGAGTAAATGTGTTGCAGTCCGATGTGTTTTCGGGATTGGCTGGGGAACGCTACCAGCTGATTGTCAGCAACCCGCCTTATGTTGACGAAGAAGACCTGGCAGATATGCCAGAAGAGTATCGTCGCGAGCCCGTGCTGGGTTTAACGGCAGGACGAGATGGCTTATCTATTACCCGACGTATTTTGCTGGAGGCGGCTAACTTTTTGAGCGATGACGGTTTGCTGGTAGTGGAAGTGGGTAATAGCTGTGTTGCCCTGGATGAAGCTTTTCCCGATGTCCCCTTCACTTGGCTGGAATTCGAACGAGGAGGGCATGGGGTATTTGTGATGAGCAAGTCCCAGCTGGTCGAATACGCGGCCTGTTTTGAGTCTATTCAGGATTCTGACTAA
- the folE gene encoding GTP cyclohydrolase I FolE, giving the protein MEKAFAEIIKQIGENPDRDGLIDTPKRAAKAFEFLTEGYRRDVDQVVNGALFESDFNEMVVVSGIELYSLCEHHMLPFIGQCHVAYIPNGKVLGLSKVARIVDLYARRLQIQEGLTTQIANTMMDVTNAEGVGVIIEARHMCMMMRGVEKQNSVMRTSAMLGAFKENQATRNEFLSLIRKP; this is encoded by the coding sequence GTGGAAAAAGCATTTGCAGAAATAATTAAACAAATCGGTGAAAATCCCGACCGAGATGGCTTAATTGATACCCCAAAACGCGCCGCAAAAGCCTTTGAGTTTTTAACTGAAGGCTACCGCCGAGACGTAGACCAAGTCGTTAATGGCGCACTATTTGAATCTGACTTTAACGAAATGGTGGTGGTATCGGGCATCGAGTTATACTCGCTTTGCGAACACCATATGCTGCCGTTTATTGGTCAATGTCATGTTGCCTATATCCCCAACGGCAAAGTGCTCGGGCTGTCCAAGGTTGCCCGAATTGTCGATCTGTATGCTCGCCGTCTGCAAATTCAAGAAGGCCTCACCACTCAAATTGCCAACACAATGATGGACGTCACCAATGCCGAAGGCGTTGGGGTAATTATCGAAGCACGACATATGTGCATGATGATGCGTGGGGTAGAAAAACAGAACTCAGTTATGCGCACCAGTGCCATGCTGGGCGCGTTCAAAGAGAATCAGGCAACCCGAAATGAGTTTTTGTCGCTGATCCGCAAGCCATAA